The proteins below come from a single Crossiella sp. CA-258035 genomic window:
- a CDS encoding ABC transporter ATP-binding protein, whose protein sequence is MTAEFHPVEARTPDTYAPVAVGIYGVTRRFADQVAVDGVDLRVHEGEFFSVLGPSGCGKTTLLRMIAGFADPDSGRIELDGAEMVGVPPYRRDVNTVFQSYALFPHLSVWDNVAYGLRRKKLRGAELKKRVGEHLELVQLAGFAKRRPAQLSGGQQQRVAIARALAAQPRLLLLDEPLGALDAQLRKQMQIELMRIQREVGTTFLYVTHDQEEALVLSHRIAVLNAGRVEQVGYPEDVYERPATRFVAGFIGTSNILDGTVTGSEGHWLELSAPGVRRLRARPPGRPIGHGEGLAVTVRPEKLHLYDLDGAEQPPEGWCVLDGTVHDVVYTGMSTQYVIDVPGGGQLAAFVQNTRRISDAGTPGQPVRLAWDPEYTVVLAEQGKKR, encoded by the coding sequence TTGACCGCTGAGTTCCATCCCGTCGAAGCGCGCACCCCGGACACCTACGCCCCGGTCGCGGTCGGCATCTACGGCGTCACCCGCCGCTTCGCCGACCAGGTCGCCGTCGACGGTGTGGACCTACGGGTGCACGAGGGCGAGTTCTTCTCCGTGCTCGGACCCTCCGGCTGCGGCAAGACCACGCTGCTGCGGATGATCGCCGGGTTCGCCGACCCGGACTCCGGGCGGATCGAGCTGGACGGCGCGGAGATGGTCGGCGTGCCGCCCTACCGGCGCGATGTGAACACCGTCTTCCAGTCCTACGCGCTGTTCCCGCACCTGTCCGTGTGGGACAACGTGGCCTACGGGCTGCGCCGCAAGAAGCTGCGCGGCGCGGAGCTGAAGAAGCGGGTGGGCGAGCACCTGGAGCTGGTCCAGCTCGCCGGGTTCGCCAAGCGGCGGCCCGCGCAGCTCTCCGGCGGGCAGCAGCAGCGGGTGGCCATCGCCCGCGCGCTGGCCGCCCAGCCGCGGTTGCTGCTGCTGGACGAGCCGCTGGGCGCGCTGGACGCCCAGCTGCGCAAGCAGATGCAGATCGAGCTGATGCGGATCCAGCGCGAGGTGGGCACCACCTTCCTCTACGTCACCCACGACCAGGAGGAGGCGCTGGTCCTCTCGCACCGGATCGCGGTGCTCAACGCGGGCCGGGTGGAGCAGGTCGGCTACCCCGAGGACGTCTACGAGCGGCCCGCGACCCGGTTCGTGGCCGGGTTCATCGGCACCTCCAACATCCTCGACGGCACCGTGACCGGCTCCGAGGGCCACTGGCTGGAGTTGTCCGCCCCCGGCGTGCGCAGGCTGCGCGCCCGCCCGCCGGGCCGTCCGATCGGGCACGGCGAGGGCCTCGCGGTCACCGTGCGGCCGGAGAAGCTGCACCTCTACGACCTCGACGGCGCCGAGCAGCCGCCGGAGGGCTGGTGCGTGCTCGACGGCACGGTGCACGACGTGGTCTACACCGGGATGTCCACCCAGTACGTCATCGACGTGCCCGGCGGCGGCCAGCTGGCCGCGTTCGTGCAGAACACCCGCCGGATCTCCGACGCGGGCACCCCAGGTCAGC
- a CDS encoding DUF2631 domain-containing protein has product MASAPASEHDEPSAEWGWHGHFPRATKIMGWFSVVAMLGMLIGNHTGWNEDVYLVLTAAVMAGALIRWQIKDRTSWRS; this is encoded by the coding sequence GTGGCAAGCGCACCCGCCTCGGAGCACGACGAGCCCTCGGCCGAATGGGGCTGGCACGGGCACTTCCCGCGCGCGACCAAGATCATGGGCTGGTTCTCCGTGGTCGCCATGCTGGGCATGCTGATCGGCAACCACACCGGCTGGAACGAGGACGTCTACCTGGTGCTCACCGCCGCGGTCATGGCCGGCGCGCTGATCCGCTGGCAGATCAAGGACCGCACCTCCTGGCGCAGCTGA
- a CDS encoding fibronectin type III domain-containing protein — translation MKPRGIGRGRAPMALTALTVVGAVALALTGAAKPQGGADFQQSGHWVYNAVLGGVFHLDGATGAIDARAEVPEAEAGSPVVQGSTGGYVIGRSRIIEFGKSTLRVERSTPAPSAEAPVTLEVPGGPYVIYRESGKIVWLGGETATVSADGKLGDPVATADGTVWLHRPDNGAVCKLVKGALRLDCPASTPKGQTGALTVVADRPVFVNTATDTVHAIGEAGLGEGVPVGADLPPSARLASTDVDGRIAVLDGAAKRMLLVDIGGPNRTGPPAKPAVVSLPPGDYTDVESSGQTVVVVNKATNAVLTFDRAGKPLRETTMPPGGTRVSRGEDARVYVDSADGGHVVAVDHDGRVTPVPISGDKITSSNQPQPPPAEPTLTGGPGPTTGAGPTTGPRIQPPPKLPPPPRSTTVRPVQPTSAKPPVAPASPPGVPTSVRASSGDRQLTVDWGAAAANGAPVSAYLVTWTSSAGGSSKRVGGGTRSTVLTGLANGTAYTVTVVAENRAGRGPGGQATASPVAPKPQRSIQLSRGTPELYKDDCTHLPDSAKMRVTLRGFAPNTSVKVIPYSSNPRYSNEGRTVRTDANGTHSFEAFHYCQVGRQVWVVADGVKSNTITWERR, via the coding sequence ATGAAGCCGAGGGGCATCGGCCGGGGGCGCGCGCCCATGGCACTCACCGCACTGACCGTGGTGGGTGCGGTGGCGCTGGCGCTGACCGGCGCGGCCAAGCCACAGGGCGGGGCGGACTTCCAGCAGAGCGGGCACTGGGTCTACAACGCGGTGCTGGGTGGCGTGTTCCACCTCGACGGCGCGACCGGGGCGATCGACGCCAGGGCCGAGGTGCCGGAGGCCGAAGCGGGCAGTCCGGTGGTGCAGGGCAGCACCGGGGGCTACGTCATCGGCCGCAGCCGGATCATCGAGTTCGGCAAGTCGACGCTGCGGGTGGAGCGGAGCACACCCGCGCCCTCGGCGGAGGCGCCGGTGACGCTGGAGGTCCCCGGTGGCCCGTACGTCATCTACCGGGAGTCCGGGAAGATCGTCTGGCTGGGCGGGGAGACCGCCACCGTCTCCGCCGACGGCAAGCTCGGCGACCCGGTGGCCACCGCGGACGGCACGGTCTGGCTGCACCGGCCGGACAACGGCGCGGTCTGCAAGCTGGTCAAGGGCGCGCTGCGGCTGGACTGCCCGGCGAGCACACCGAAGGGGCAGACCGGGGCGCTGACCGTGGTCGCCGACCGGCCGGTGTTCGTCAACACCGCCACCGACACCGTGCACGCCATCGGCGAAGCTGGGCTGGGCGAGGGCGTGCCGGTGGGCGCGGACCTGCCGCCGAGTGCCCGGCTGGCCAGCACCGACGTGGACGGCCGGATCGCGGTGCTGGACGGCGCGGCCAAGCGGATGCTGCTGGTGGACATCGGCGGCCCGAACCGGACCGGGCCACCGGCCAAGCCCGCGGTGGTCAGCCTGCCGCCGGGTGACTACACCGACGTCGAGTCCTCCGGGCAGACCGTGGTGGTGGTGAACAAGGCCACCAACGCGGTGCTCACCTTCGACCGCGCGGGCAAGCCGCTGCGGGAGACCACGATGCCGCCGGGCGGGACCAGGGTCAGCCGCGGCGAGGACGCCAGGGTCTACGTGGACAGCGCGGACGGCGGGCACGTGGTCGCGGTGGACCACGACGGCCGGGTCACCCCGGTGCCGATCAGCGGCGACAAGATCACCAGCAGCAACCAGCCGCAGCCGCCGCCCGCGGAACCGACCCTGACCGGCGGGCCCGGCCCGACCACCGGTGCCGGACCGACCACCGGGCCGCGGATCCAGCCGCCGCCGAAGCTCCCGCCACCGCCCCGTTCCACCACCGTCCGGCCGGTCCAGCCGACCAGCGCGAAACCGCCGGTCGCCCCGGCCAGTCCGCCAGGGGTGCCGACCAGCGTTCGGGCCAGCTCCGGCGACCGGCAGCTCACCGTGGACTGGGGCGCGGCCGCGGCGAACGGGGCCCCGGTGTCGGCCTACCTGGTGACCTGGACCTCCAGCGCGGGCGGCTCCTCGAAGCGGGTCGGCGGCGGCACGCGCTCGACCGTGCTGACCGGCCTGGCCAACGGGACCGCGTACACGGTGACCGTGGTCGCGGAGAACCGGGCCGGGCGCGGGCCGGGCGGACAGGCCACGGCCAGTCCGGTCGCGCCGAAGCCGCAGCGCTCCATCCAGCTGAGCCGGGGCACCCCGGAGCTGTACAAGGACGACTGCACCCACCTGCCGGACAGCGCGAAGATGCGGGTGACGCTGCGCGGGTTCGCGCCGAACACCAGCGTCAAGGTCATCCCCTACTCCAGCAACCCGCGGTACTCGAACGAGGGCCGGACCGTGCGCACCGACGCGAACGGCACGCACAGCTTCGAGGCCTTCCACTACTGCCAGGTCGGCAGGCAGGTGTGGGTGGTCGCGGACGGTGTGAAGTCCAACACGATCACCTGGGAGCGCCGGTGA
- a CDS encoding DUF58 domain-containing protein, translated as MSRLTRRGVVVLVLAVLLLTAGVLAGHPLLRALGGLCAGALVAAVALTARRPSVVVTREVYPDRVERGRPALARLLVRNQGQRHQPAFTAADRLGDGQHDVRVNALPPGTEASYHYELPTQRRGRLPVGPLVLERTDPLGLARGRLTAGESATVWVHPRRHPLRLPARGTPRHHHEGRVAEDLHGSLDLREVREYQPGDEVRHLHWKAAARTGQLMVRQYADPDQPRLTLLLDTRSRSLTPDGFEEAVEVAASVLHAAALGGQRCRLVTSGGLDLSTSDGATAARRLLDELCELGQDQETALAPGALARARGGDGALVVVTGGSLDEAVLARLRGRYPATTVVALGVGAGRPVGRLIRAADAAEAVSQWNATSAGRR; from the coding sequence GTGAGCCGGTTGACCCGGCGTGGCGTGGTGGTGCTGGTGCTCGCGGTGCTGCTGCTGACCGCGGGCGTGCTCGCCGGACATCCGCTGCTGCGGGCGCTCGGCGGGCTGTGCGCCGGCGCGCTGGTCGCGGCGGTGGCGCTGACCGCGCGGCGGCCCAGCGTGGTGGTGACCAGGGAGGTGTACCCGGACCGGGTCGAACGCGGCCGGCCGGCGCTGGCCCGGCTGCTGGTGCGCAACCAGGGCCAGCGGCACCAGCCCGCGTTCACCGCGGCCGACCGGCTCGGCGACGGACAGCACGACGTGCGGGTCAACGCGCTGCCGCCGGGCACCGAGGCCAGCTACCACTACGAACTGCCCACCCAGCGGCGCGGGCGGCTGCCGGTGGGCCCGCTGGTGCTGGAGCGCACCGACCCGCTCGGCCTGGCCCGCGGCAGGCTGACCGCGGGCGAGTCGGCCACGGTGTGGGTGCACCCGCGCCGCCACCCGCTGCGGCTGCCGGCCAGGGGCACGCCCCGGCACCACCACGAGGGCCGGGTGGCCGAGGACCTGCACGGCTCGCTGGACCTGCGCGAGGTGCGCGAGTACCAGCCCGGCGACGAGGTGCGGCACCTGCACTGGAAGGCCGCGGCGCGCACCGGGCAGCTGATGGTCCGCCAGTACGCCGACCCGGACCAGCCGCGGCTGACCCTGTTGCTGGACACCAGGTCGCGCTCGCTGACCCCGGACGGCTTCGAGGAGGCGGTGGAGGTGGCGGCCTCGGTGCTGCACGCCGCCGCGCTCGGCGGGCAGCGGTGCCGGCTGGTCACCTCCGGCGGGCTCGATCTGTCCACTTCGGACGGTGCGACCGCGGCGCGGCGGCTGCTGGACGAGCTGTGCGAGCTGGGCCAGGACCAGGAGACCGCACTCGCGCCGGGCGCGCTGGCCAGGGCGCGCGGCGGGGACGGGGCGCTGGTGGTGGTGACCGGCGGATCGCTGGACGAGGCGGTGCTGGCCAGGCTGCGTGGGCGGTACCCGGCGACCACGGTGGTGGCGCTGGGGGTCGGCGCGGGACGGCCGGTCGGGCGGTTGATCAGGGCGGCGGACGCGGCGGAGGCGGTGAGCCAGTGGAACGCGACCTCGGCCGGACGCCGGTGA
- a CDS encoding transglutaminase domain-containing protein, with translation MERDLGRTPVKAGSLDRAGERLTLAGVLLAGALAGLLFAPVFGLGVLLPSVLTVTLVLAVGAELVVRIPALIPWRPLLLGVAGLLGIVESALFGTTLAGLPTGDTVRALGAGLVDSWRLTLESTWPARPEPELLLFVPLLVLAAGVLGIELAHRFRGPLPALLPSAVVLGLSQLYAAATGGFALAAALGYAAACALALVRGQVRPVALVVVAAAALAGSGAGLLADPLGRPAYSLQDERPAPLPPAPTVSPLTEIAARLREPDRAVFSYTSPAPVDRWPLAVFTEFDGVNWRTGGDFQRLGAELAPPPGLLDPQRREAHVSTPPGSGRWLPSQSWPAAVSGTDPLVGPASGMLFGPGGAVDYRLSWWEPKAEGLLEAPIDPDVPGWQGGIGEVPPGMAELAEQATRGLRATFQTALQLQRFFTEHYRLAAGAELPTGHGWPQLERFLLHTKQGTSEQFAAAYVALARLRGIPARLAVGYAAPATSAADGRWVVRNRDVLAWPEVAVRGFGWVPLDPTETAARSTATGGLADLTARARQNLPSPEAMRNPELPAAGAGDESGEAGPGSWWWLLWALPALVLGLPVLWVLGVPLLRLLRRWRRRRATGTAAVAGAVAEVRDRLRAFGIPVTPGMTVRDLAMAAGPGADRFTAESVRLLAGTVDAALWSGTQVTGELADRAWDAERQVRKSLSRNGSLRARLRAALDPRTG, from the coding sequence GTGGAACGCGACCTCGGCCGGACGCCGGTGAAGGCCGGTTCCCTGGACCGGGCAGGTGAACGGCTGACCCTGGCCGGGGTGCTGCTGGCCGGCGCCCTGGCCGGGCTGCTGTTCGCGCCGGTGTTCGGCCTCGGCGTGCTGCTGCCGTCGGTGCTCACCGTGACGCTGGTGCTGGCCGTGGGCGCGGAGCTGGTGGTCAGGATTCCCGCGCTCATCCCGTGGCGGCCGCTGCTGCTGGGCGTGGCCGGGCTGCTCGGCATCGTCGAGTCGGCCCTGTTCGGCACCACGCTGGCCGGGCTGCCGACCGGGGACACCGTGCGGGCGCTGGGCGCCGGGCTGGTCGACTCCTGGCGGCTGACCCTGGAGTCCACCTGGCCCGCGCGGCCGGAGCCGGAGCTGCTGCTGTTCGTGCCGTTGCTGGTGCTGGCCGCCGGGGTGCTCGGGATCGAGCTGGCGCACCGGTTCCGGGGGCCGCTGCCCGCGCTGCTGCCCAGCGCGGTGGTGCTCGGCCTGAGCCAGCTGTACGCGGCCGCGACCGGCGGGTTCGCCCTCGCCGCCGCGCTGGGTTACGCCGCGGCCTGCGCGCTGGCGCTGGTGCGCGGGCAGGTCCGGCCGGTGGCGCTGGTCGTGGTGGCCGCGGCGGCACTGGCCGGGTCCGGCGCCGGGCTGCTCGCCGATCCGCTGGGACGGCCCGCCTACTCACTCCAGGACGAGCGGCCCGCGCCGCTGCCGCCCGCGCCGACGGTCAGCCCGCTCACCGAGATCGCGGCCCGGCTGCGCGAGCCGGACCGGGCGGTGTTCAGCTACACCAGCCCGGCGCCGGTGGACCGCTGGCCGCTGGCGGTGTTCACCGAGTTCGACGGGGTGAACTGGCGCACCGGCGGGGACTTCCAGCGGCTGGGCGCCGAGCTGGCCCCGCCGCCGGGACTCCTTGACCCGCAACGCCGCGAGGCCCACGTCAGCACGCCGCCGGGGAGCGGGCGGTGGCTGCCCAGCCAGTCCTGGCCCGCCGCGGTGAGCGGGACCGACCCGCTGGTCGGCCCGGCCAGCGGCATGCTGTTCGGGCCCGGCGGCGCGGTGGACTACCGGCTGTCCTGGTGGGAGCCGAAGGCCGAGGGCCTGCTGGAGGCGCCGATCGACCCGGATGTACCCGGCTGGCAGGGCGGGATCGGCGAGGTGCCGCCGGGGATGGCCGAGCTGGCCGAGCAGGCGACCAGGGGGCTGCGCGCGACCTTCCAGACCGCGTTGCAGCTCCAGCGGTTCTTCACCGAGCACTACCGGCTGGCCGCCGGGGCCGAGCTGCCCACCGGGCACGGCTGGCCGCAGCTGGAGCGCTTCCTGTTGCACACCAAGCAGGGCACCAGCGAGCAGTTCGCCGCCGCCTACGTGGCACTGGCGCGGCTGCGCGGCATCCCGGCCCGGCTGGCGGTCGGCTACGCCGCGCCGGCCACCAGCGCCGCGGACGGGCGCTGGGTGGTGCGCAACCGGGATGTGCTGGCCTGGCCCGAGGTCGCGGTGCGCGGCTTCGGCTGGGTGCCGCTGGACCCGACCGAGACCGCGGCCCGCTCCACCGCCACCGGTGGGCTGGCCGACCTGACCGCGCGGGCCCGGCAGAACCTGCCCTCGCCGGAGGCCATGCGCAATCCGGAGCTGCCCGCCGCGGGGGCCGGGGACGAGTCCGGCGAGGCGGGTCCGGGCAGCTGGTGGTGGCTGCTGTGGGCGCTGCCCGCGCTGGTGCTGGGACTGCCGGTGCTGTGGGTGCTCGGGGTGCCGCTGCTGCGACTGCTGCGGCGGTGGCGACGGCGGCGGGCCACCGGCACGGCCGCGGTGGCCGGCGCGGTGGCCGAGGTGCGGGACCGGTTGCGCGCCTTCGGGATCCCGGTCACGCCCGGCATGACCGTGCGCGATCTGGCGATGGCGGCCGGGCCGGGCGCGGACCGGTTCACCGCGGAGAGCGTGCGGCTGCTGGCCGGCACCGTGGACGCCGCGCTGTGGTCCGGCACCCAGGTCACCGGCGAGCTCGCCGACCGGGCCTGGGACGCCGAGCGGCAGGTGCGCAAGAGCTTGTCCCGCAACGGTTCCCTGCGCGCCCGGCTGCGCGCGGCGCTGGACCCGCGGACCGGCTGA
- a CDS encoding YbaB/EbfC family nucleoid-associated protein: MRDEQMRQLVDAVREVRDGMREITATADSPDGLITATVGARGEVLELELNPRIFRDPDSQRLAEDIVETIQRAVEQAQRQVFDLVRDFLPAGAGPETADLDFDPFLHSVSQR, translated from the coding sequence GTGCGCGACGAGCAGATGCGACAGTTGGTGGACGCGGTGCGCGAGGTGCGGGACGGCATGCGGGAGATCACCGCGACCGCCGACTCACCGGACGGGCTGATCACCGCGACCGTGGGCGCCCGCGGCGAGGTGCTGGAGCTGGAGCTGAACCCGCGGATCTTCCGCGACCCCGACTCCCAGCGGCTGGCCGAGGACATCGTGGAGACCATCCAGCGCGCGGTGGAACAGGCCCAGCGCCAGGTGTTCGACCTGGTGCGGGACTTCCTGCCGGCCGGAGCCGGCCCGGAGACCGCCGACCTGGACTTCGACCCGTTCCTGCACAGCGTCTCCCAGCGTTAG
- the mycP gene encoding type VII secretion-associated serine protease mycosin, whose amino-acid sequence MGRLRQLATILTAAAPLCLTGGLAHAAPPPGTCHNPAPARAEIPELPWAQQVLTPERAWPVSDGAGVTVAVVDSGVDADHPQLAANVLRGKDFYYIGGLPGNFDCVSHGTAVAGIIAAGGAGKAGFRGVAPGAKILPVRVSDRDLTEGGGAAAIDPAVLARGIWWAVDQGAKVLNLSLSGPVDNALIRDAVAHAVSKDVLVVAAAGNQQQQDSQLVGRPSYPAAYPGVLGVGAIDIDGARLPASQLGEFVDLVAPGAKVLGTTRAGGHSYFTGTSFAAPFVAGTAALVRARWPELSAAEVTRRLLATATPARGGKDSPGYGTGVVNPYRAVTDVLSAAAPVPLPPMAHPAPDPDLLSARAWWRAAGEQAKVWTAAAVGAALLAVLIAALLPRGRRRGWAAGLPDPLPAAPGREEELPEQVFLLPPPPAER is encoded by the coding sequence ATGGGACGCCTTCGCCAGCTCGCCACCATCCTGACGGCGGCCGCGCCGCTCTGCCTCACCGGCGGGCTCGCGCACGCCGCGCCGCCACCCGGCACCTGCCACAACCCGGCCCCCGCGCGCGCCGAGATCCCGGAACTGCCCTGGGCGCAACAGGTCCTGACCCCGGAGCGGGCCTGGCCGGTCAGCGACGGCGCGGGGGTGACGGTGGCGGTGGTGGACTCCGGGGTGGACGCCGACCATCCGCAGCTGGCGGCGAACGTGTTGCGGGGCAAGGACTTCTACTACATCGGCGGCCTGCCGGGGAACTTCGACTGCGTGTCCCACGGCACCGCGGTGGCCGGGATCATCGCCGCCGGCGGGGCGGGCAAGGCCGGGTTCCGCGGGGTGGCGCCGGGGGCGAAGATCCTGCCGGTGCGGGTCAGCGACCGGGACCTCACCGAGGGCGGCGGCGCGGCCGCGATCGACCCGGCGGTGCTGGCCCGCGGCATCTGGTGGGCGGTGGACCAGGGCGCGAAGGTGCTCAACCTGTCGCTGTCCGGGCCGGTGGACAACGCGCTCATCCGGGACGCGGTGGCGCACGCGGTCAGCAAGGACGTGCTGGTGGTGGCCGCGGCCGGGAACCAGCAGCAGCAGGACAGCCAGCTGGTCGGACGGCCCTCCTACCCGGCGGCCTATCCCGGGGTGCTCGGCGTGGGCGCGATCGACATCGACGGCGCGCGGCTGCCCGCCTCCCAGCTCGGCGAGTTCGTCGACCTGGTCGCACCGGGCGCCAAGGTGCTCGGCACCACCCGCGCGGGCGGGCACTCCTACTTCACCGGCACCAGCTTCGCCGCGCCGTTCGTGGCCGGCACCGCGGCGCTGGTGCGGGCGCGCTGGCCGGAGCTGTCCGCGGCCGAGGTGACCAGGCGGCTGCTGGCCACCGCCACCCCGGCGCGCGGCGGCAAGGACAGCCCCGGCTACGGCACGGGCGTGGTCAACCCCTACCGCGCGGTCACCGACGTGCTCTCCGCGGCCGCCCCGGTCCCGCTGCCCCCGATGGCCCACCCCGCGCCGGATCCGGACCTGCTCAGCGCGCGGGCCTGGTGGCGGGCCGCGGGCGAGCAGGCCAAGGTGTGGACCGCGGCCGCGGTCGGCGCGGCGCTGCTGGCGGTGCTCATCGCGGCGCTGCTGCCGCGCGGTCGGCGGCGGGGCTGGGCGGCCGGCCTGCCCGATCCGCTGCCCGCCGCGCCCGGCCGCGAGGAGGAGCTGCCCGAGCAGGTGTTCCTGCTGCCGCCACCACCCGCGGAACGCTGA
- a CDS encoding WXG100 family type VII secretion target: protein MSGQIHGAISGIAQTGSTANNIAQSIDGHKQRAMSQADALSGAWEGQAKVSFDQAFANWVTGVQRVVASLTELGENVTFASRTYEQQDQDSAGGFAGLTTH from the coding sequence ATGTCCGGGCAAATTCATGGTGCGATCAGCGGAATCGCGCAGACCGGTAGTACCGCGAACAACATCGCGCAGAGCATCGACGGGCACAAGCAGCGGGCGATGTCCCAGGCGGACGCGCTCAGCGGCGCCTGGGAGGGGCAGGCCAAGGTCAGCTTCGACCAGGCCTTCGCGAACTGGGTGACCGGGGTGCAGCGGGTGGTGGCCTCGCTGACCGAGCTGGGCGAGAACGTCACCTTCGCCTCCCGCACCTATGAGCAGCAGGACCAGGATTCCGCCGGTGGTTTCGCCGGTCTGACCACTCACTGA